Proteins encoded within one genomic window of Fragaria vesca subsp. vesca linkage group LG1, FraVesHawaii_1.0, whole genome shotgun sequence:
- the LOC101307633 gene encoding uncharacterized protein LOC101307633, with protein MASLLMIQKSVTILTLQTVAYIVNNHVVHSIILALGSQKMKDLHPNTLILLFNPNTMFASNPTMFSAYASFAASMMLLRSITDQLIPAPLQTYIYSFLRRLFTPLSTTLTLVIDEHTGLIARNEVFDAAELYLRTKTSSLTNRLRVCKTPKKKTISSAIDKNQELVDTFENMKLTWQFVCIEPTKGGTYSYEKRHYELSFHKKHKEKVMECYLPYVLATAKAIKEKEKVLKLYTLDRDENSRGSGLWKSIGLEHPSTFDTVAMEPDMKKRIVGDLDRFVRRKEFYKKVGKAWKRGYLLYGPPGTGKSSLIAAMANYLKFSIFDLELSSLSTNCELRKALLSTSNRSILVIEDIDCSVEIQNREAGEGASKNNDLQLTLSGLLNFIDGLWSSCGDERIIVFTTNHKDRLDPALLRPGRMDMHINLSYCTAGAFSILASNYLGIHRSNRHRLYGEIEGLIEGSEVTPAEVAEELLKIDDAEVALEGLLSLLKRKKVERDQAEEGSNKAEIQEEAEK; from the exons ATGGCCTCCCTCCTGATGATCCAGAAAAGTGTCACTATTCTAACTCTTCAAACAGTTGCATATATCGTCAACAACCATGTTGTGCACTCTATAATTCTGGCTTTGGGCTCCCAAAAGATGAAG GACCTCCACCCTAACACCCTCATTTTGCTCTTCAACCCCAACACAATGTTTGCTTCCAATCCCACAATGTTCTCAGCCTACGCCTCATTTGCCGCCTCCATGATGCTCCTCCGTTCCATAACTGACCAGCTCATCCCAGCTCCACTCCAAACCTACATTTACTCTTTCCTCCGCCGCCTCTTCACCCCTCTCTCCACCACCTTAACTCTCGTCATCGATGAGCACACCGGCCTCATTGCCCGCAACGAAGTCTTCGACGCAGCAGAGCTCTACCTCCGGACCAAGACTAGTTCACTCACTAACCGTCTCAGGGTCTGCAAGACTCCTAAGAAGAAGACGATCAGCTCCGCCATTGATAAAAACCAAGAGCTAGTCGACACGTTCGAGAACATGAAGCTAACATGGCAGTTTGTGTGTATAGAGCCCACAAAAGGTGGAACGTACTCTTATGAAAAGCGTCACTACGAGCTGAGCTTCCACAAGAAGCACAAGGAGAAAGTGATGGAGTGTTACTTGCCGTATGTGTTGGCTACGGCTAAGGCTATAAAGGAAAAGGAGAAGGTTCTGAAGCTTTACACACTCGACCGAGATGAGAACTCACGCGGTTCGGGGTTGTGGAAGTCCATTGGTCTTGAGCACCCTTCTACATTTGACACAGTGGCGATGGAGCCGGATATGAAGAAGAGGATTGTTGGAGATTTGGACAGGTTTGTGAGGAGGAAAGAGTTTTACAAGAAGGTGGGGAAGGCTTGGAAGAGAGGCTACTTGCTTTATGGTCCTCCGGGAACTGGGAAATCGAGCTTGATTGCCGCAATGGCGAACTATTTGAAGTTTAGTATCTTTGATCTGGAGTTGAGCAGCCTTTCCACCAACTGTGAGTTGAGGAAGGCCTTGTTGTCTACGTCGAATCGGTCTATTTTGGTTATAGAGGATATTGATTGCTCTGTTGAAATCCAAAACAGAGAAGCAGGGGAGGGTGCTTCTAAGAACA ATGATTTGCAGTTGACGCTTTCGGGGTTGTTGAACTTCATTGATGGCTTGTGGTCAAGTTGTGGTGATGAGAGGATCATTGTGTTCACAACGAACCATAAGGATCGGCTTGACCCGGCACTGCTGCGTCCGGGGCGAATGGACATGCACATCAACTTGTCCTATTGCACTGCAGGGGCGTTTAGCATTTTGGCCTCAAACTATCTTGGGATTCATCGCAGCAACCGTCACAGGCTTTATGGCGAAATTGAGGGGCTAATTGAGGGCAGTGAGGTTACGCCTGCTGAGGTTGCTGAGGAGCTTTTGAAAATCGATGATGCTGAAGTTGCTCTTGAAGGACTATTGAGTTTGCTCAAGAGGAAGAAGGTTGAGAGAGATCAAGCAGAGGAGGGGAGTAACAAAGCTGAGATTCAAGAAGAGGCAGAAAAGTGA
- the LOC101307344 gene encoding uncharacterized protein LOC101307344, producing the protein MTMFPLNFESLNLTNMPTTASSLFSAYASLNAFIMLVRSMLDQLIPHELRYYIFSFFRRLFTFPSSELTLIVDESCGMEHNTIYEAAEVYLRTKISPTNDRLRVRKAPRQKNITVTIEKGEEIKDSFEGININWRCVCSGGEDEQNRHAQQKRQFELTVKKKHRVKVIESYLPYVLERAEVIKNENKVVKLYSQMAEYDPYDSDGGSSDWNSINLEQPANFATLAMDPEVKRTIIEDLDRFLRRSEFYKKVGKAWKRGYLLYGPPGTGKSSLIAAMANYLKFDIYDVELTSILDNSELRRILLSTTNRSILVIEDIDCSVEMQNRDCEEDDHQPSNTKITLSGLLNFIDGLWSSCGDERIIVFTTNHKHKIDPALLRPGRMDVHIHMSYCTPSGFRILASNYLGIQESNPHRLCGEIEELIESTKVTPAEIAEEFMRSEDADVALEGLVELLKKKKEESNKIRYSVTFPMYPFDFKDMPTSASSLFSAYASLAAFIMLVRSMVDQLIPHELRSYIYSFIHRFFYTPRCLDMTVIIDEKCGYINNEVYDAAEVYLQTKISDSNERLRVTKTPGQKSLNVVVDKDQEIIDFYNGIKLSWRFVCAEDKDSGSRDDEKRRFELIFHKKHRTKVIDSYLSHVLARANAIREEEKVLKLDSQRSGSVDLEHPSTFDTLAMDPELKKTIIEDLDRFVRRKEFYRKVGKAWKRGYLLYGPPGTGKSSLIAAMANYLKFDVYDLELTSVYDNSELRRILLSTSNRSILVIEDIDCSVDIQNRESEEENNEQSNTRVTLSGLLNFIDGLWSSCGDERIIVFTTNNKDKLDPALLRPGRMDVHIHMSYCTPRGFRVLASNYLGIHESNPHRLCGEIEGLIGSSEVTPAEIAEELMKSDDVDAALEGLVNFLKRKKSDRSKINDEGSQGTNNIETEERNEDVERKQT; encoded by the exons ATGACAATGTTTCCACTCAACTTTGAGAGCCTCAACCTTACAAACATGCCCACAACCGCATCGTCCTTGTTCTCAGCCTATGCCTCCCTCAACGCTTTCATAATGTTGGTCCGTTCCATGCTTGATCAGCTCATCCCCCACGAGCTCCGCTACTACATCTTCTCCTTCTTCCGCCGCCTCTTCACCTTCCCCTCCTCCGAGCTCACTCTTATCGTCGACGAGAGCTGCGGGATGGAACACAACACAATCTATGAGGCTGCCGAGGTCTACCTCCGGACCAAGATCAGTCCCACCAACGACCGTCTCCGAGTGAGAAAGGCACCTCGGCAGAAGAACATAACTGTCACCATTGAGAAAGGAGAAGAAATCAAAGACAGTTTCGAGGGGATAAACATCAACTGGCGCTGCGTGTGCAGCGGAGGAGAGGATGAGCAGAACCGCCATGCGCAACAGAAGCGTCAGTTTGAGCTGACGGTGAAGAAGAAACATAGAGTCAAAGTGATCGAGTCCTACTTGCCCTATGTGCTCGAAAGAGCCGAGGTTATTAAGAATGAGAACAAGGTTGTGAAGCTCTACAGCCAAATGGCGGAATATGATCCGTATGATAGTGATGGTGGAAGTTCGGACTGGAATTCTATAAATTTAGAGCAGCCGGCTAACTTTGCGACACTCGCCATGGATCCGGAGGTGAAGAGGACAATCATTGAGGATTTGGATAGGTTTTTGAGGAGGAGTGAGTTTTATAAGAAGGTTGGGAAGGCTTGGAAAAGAGGGTATTTGTTGTACGGTCCACCCGGGACTGGCAAATCCAGCTTGATTGCAGCCATGGCTAACTACCTCAAGTTTGATATATATGATGTGGAGCTTACTAGTATTCTAGACAACTCGGAGTTGAGGAGGATACTGCTGAGTACTACAAACCGTTCTATCTTGGTCATCGAGGATATTGATTGCAGTGTGGAGATGCAAAACCGGGATTGTGAGGAAGATGATCATCAACCATCTAACACTAAGATAACACTCTCCGGGCTATTGAACTTTATAGATGGTTTATGGTCAAGCTGTGGAGATGAGAGAATCATTGTGTTCACCACCAACCACAAGCACAAGATAGACCCGGCATTGTTGCGTCCTGGTCGAATGGATGTGCACATTCACATGTCGTATTGCACTCCAAGCGGGTTCAGGATCTTGGCCTCTAACTACCTTGGTATACAAGAGAGCAATCCTCATCGCCTATGCGGAGAAATTGAGGAGTTAATAGAGAGCACAAAGGTCACCCCCGCGGAGATTGCTGAGGAGTTCATGAGGAGTGAGGATGCTGATGTTGCTCTCGAAGGACTTGTAGAGCTCCTAAAGAAAAAGAAGGAAGAGAGTAACAAAATT AGATATTCAGTCACATTTCCAATGTATCCTTTCGATTTCAAAGACATGCCTACCTCGGCTTCTTCCTTGTTTTCTGCCTATGCCTCATTGGCTGCATTCATCATGTTGGTTCGCTCCATGGTAGACCAACTCATCCCTCATGAGTTGCGTTCATATATTTACTCGTTCATCCACCGATTCTTCTACACCCCTCGATGTTTGGACATGACAGTCATCATTGATGAGAAGTGTGGCTACATCAACAATGAAGTTTATGACGCAGCGGAAGTTTACCTCCAGACCAAGATTAGTGATTCGAATGAGCGTCTCCGAGTGACCAAAACACCAGGGCAGAAGAGTCTCAACGTTGTTGTTGACAAAGACCAAGAAATCATAGATTTCTATAATGGCATTAAGCTAAGCTGGCGTTTTGTGTGCGCTGAAGACAAGGATAGTGGTTCTCGTGATGATGAAAAGCGTCGGTTTGAGCTGATTTTTCACAAGAAGCACAGGACCAAGGTGATAGACTCGTACTTGTCACATGTGTTGGCTCGGGCTAATGCAATTAGAGAAGAGGAAAAGGTTCTCAAGCTTGATTCTCAGCGTTCCGGTTCAGTAGATTTGGAGCACCCTTCAACTTTCGACACATTGGCTATGGACCCCGAGCTTAAGAAGACGATTATTGAGGATTTGGATAGGTTTGTGAGGAGGAAGGAGTTCTATAGGAAGGTTGGCAAGGCTTGGAAAAGAGGGTATTTGTTGTATGGTCCACCTGGTACTGGCAAATCAAGCTTGATTGCAGCCATGGCTAACTATCTCAAGTTTGATGTGTATGATTTGGAGCTTACTAGTGTATATGACAACTCGGAATTGAGGAGGATATTGTTGTCTACTTCGAATCGTTCTATTTTGGTCATTGAGGATATTGATTGCAGCGTGGACATACAAAACAGGGAATCTGAGGAGGAAAACAATGAACAATCTAACACCAGG GTAACGCTCTCGGGCTTATTGAACTTCATAGATGGTCTGTGGTCGAGCTGTGGTGATGAGAGGATTATTGTGTTCACCACCAACAACAAGGATAAATTAGACCCTGCATTGTTGCGTCCTGGTCGAATGGATGTGCACATTCACATGTCGTATTGCACCCCGAGAGGGTTCAGGGTCTTAGCCTCTAACTACCTTGGTATTCATGAAAGCAACCCTCATCGCCTTTGTGGAGAAATTGAAGGTTTGATAGGAAGTTCTGAGGTTACCCCTGCTGAAATTGCTGAGGAGCTTATGAAGAGTGATGATGTTGATGCTGCTCTTGAAGGACTTGTCAATTTCCTCAAAAGAAAGAAATCCGACAGAAGTAAAATAAACGATGAAGGGAGTCAGGGGACTAACAACATTGAAACTGAAGAAAGAAATGAAGATGTAGAGAGAAAACAGACTTGA